The region AAATGCTAAATTTAGAAGAATGGTAGTTCCAGGCGATGTTTTAAAGCTAGAAATTGAAATAGTTAAGGTAAAAGGACCAGCTGGAATAGGAAAAGGATTAGCGACAGTTAATGGTGAAAAAGCAGTAGAAGCTGAGATTACATTTATGATTGTTTAGTTTATAATAAATTCATGGGACTGCTGCGCTAAATAGAAAATATACAGCAGTCTCTTCAGTAACAGGAAATGGAGAGAATGATATGATAAATAAAATTTTAATTGCTAATAGAGGTGAAATAGCAGTTAGAATAATAAGAGCATGTAGAGAAATGGGCATAGAGACAGTAGCTATTTACTCTGAGGCAGATAGAGAATCAATGCATGTGTATCTTGCGGATGAAGCAATTTGTGTTGGACCAGCTAAATCGCAAGATAGTTATCTTAATATGGGCAACATAATAAGTGCAACTGTTCTTACAAAAGCACAGGCTATACATCCTGGCTTTGGATTTTTATCCGAGAATGGTAAGTTTGCCAAGATGTGCAATGAATGTAATATAACTTTTATAGGACCTGATGCAGAGACCATTGAAAATATGGGAAATAAAGCGAAGGCAAGAGAAATGATGATAAAGGCTGGAGTCCCTGTGGTTCCAGGCTGTGAAGGTACTATTGATAGTGAAGAAGAAGCTTTAAAGGAAGCCAAAAGGATAGGATATCCTGTTATGCTTAAGGCTTCAGCAGGCGGTGGCGGAAGAGGAATTAGAATTGTAAGAGAAGAAAAAGATCTTATAAATGCTTTTAGAAATGCTAAAAGTGAAGCTAAAGCCGCATTTGGCGATGATACTATGTATATGGAAAAATTCATAGAAGAACCTAGACATATAGAATTTCAGATACTTGGAGATTCCTTTGGAAATGTAGTTTACCTTGGTGAAAGGGACTGCTCTATACAAAGAAGAAATCAAAAAGTTTTGGAAGAAGCACCATCTCCTGTTATGAATGAAGAACTTAGACATGAAATGGGTGAAGCAGCAGTAAGGGCAGCTAAAGCAGTAAACTATAAAAATGCCGGTACTATAGAATTTTTACTTGATAAGCATGGTAATTATTACTTTATGGAAATGAACACTAGAATACAAGTAGAGCATGGTATTACAGAAATGGTTACAGGTGTTGACTTAATTAAGGAGCAAATAAAAATAGCAGCAGGAGAAAAGTTATCATTTAAGCAGAGTGACATAGAAATTAGAGGGCACGCCATAGAGTGCAGGATAAATGCGGAGAATCCTGAGAAAAACTTTATGCCATCACCTGGTGAAATTAAATATTTTCATGTTCCAGGGGGACCTGGTGTAAGGCTTGATAGTGCTGCTTATACAGGATATACAATACCACCTAATTATGATTCTATGATTGGAAAGCTTATTGCTTATGGTAGAGATAGAAAAGAAGCCATAAATATAATGGAAAGAGCTCTCGGAGAATTTATAATTGATGGTGTTAATACTAATATAGATTTTCAATATGATTTAGTAAATAATAAGAAGTTTATTTCTGGAGACTATAATACAAGTTTTATAGAAAAAGAATTGAAATACTAAAAGATCATATAGGAAGGGGGTATAAGTATGGCACTGTTTAAGAAAAGGAAATATATAACTGTAAGTAGTAAGAAACTAGAAAATGACGCACAAAATCAACCCACGATACCAGATGGAATGTGGATAAAATGCTCAAAGTGCGGCAAGATTTTATATAAAAGTGATGTTGATGAAAATTTAAAGGTTTGTCCTAATTGCAATGCTCATCTTAGAATGAATGCTTGGGAAAGAATAAAACTTGTAATTGATGAAGGAACATTTAAAGAATTTGATGAGAATATGGAACCAGCAAACCCTTTAGATTTTCCAGGATATAAAGATAAGATAAAGAAAATGCAGGATAAAACTGGCTTAAAAGAAGGCGTAGTAACTGGATTTGGCAATATAAATGGGTATAAAACAATTATTGCTGTAATGGATAGTAATTTTATGATGGGAAGTATGGGGTCTGTAGTTGGAGAAAAGATAACAAGAGCTATAGAAAAAGCAACTGAGAAAAAACTTCCAATAATAATTTTTACTACATCAGGTGGTGCAAGAATGCAGGAGGGCATGTTTTCCTTAATGCAGATGGCTAAAACAAGTGCAGCACTTGCAAAGCACAATGAAGCAGGTCTTCTTTATATTTCAGCACTGACAGATCCAACAACGGGTGGGGTTACAGCAAGTTTTGCAATGCTTGGAGATATAATAATATCTGAACCTAAAACTCTTATTGGCTTTGCAGGTAGAAGAGTTATAGAACAAACAATAAATCAGAAACTTCCTTCTGATTTTCAAACTTCAGAGTTCCTATTTAAACATGGATTTATAGATATGATAGTAGAAAGAAAAAATCTAAAAAATACATTAGGAAATATTTTGAGAATGCATAGTTAGGAGGTGCGCTATATGATAGATAATTCAAAGGAATTAACTCCATGGGAAAAACTTACTATGGCTAGAATGATAGAGAGACCGACTTCTCTCGATTATATAAATTTGATTTTTGATTCTTTTATGGAGTTTCACGGTGACAGAGCATTTGGTGATGATGCTGCAATTGTTGGTGGAATTGCAGAATTTAATGGAATACCTGTTACAG is a window of Clostridium pasteurianum DNA encoding:
- a CDS encoding acetyl-CoA carboxylase biotin carboxylase subunit; amino-acid sequence: MINKILIANRGEIAVRIIRACREMGIETVAIYSEADRESMHVYLADEAICVGPAKSQDSYLNMGNIISATVLTKAQAIHPGFGFLSENGKFAKMCNECNITFIGPDAETIENMGNKAKAREMMIKAGVPVVPGCEGTIDSEEEALKEAKRIGYPVMLKASAGGGGRGIRIVREEKDLINAFRNAKSEAKAAFGDDTMYMEKFIEEPRHIEFQILGDSFGNVVYLGERDCSIQRRNQKVLEEAPSPVMNEELRHEMGEAAVRAAKAVNYKNAGTIEFLLDKHGNYYFMEMNTRIQVEHGITEMVTGVDLIKEQIKIAAGEKLSFKQSDIEIRGHAIECRINAENPEKNFMPSPGEIKYFHVPGGPGVRLDSAAYTGYTIPPNYDSMIGKLIAYGRDRKEAINIMERALGEFIIDGVNTNIDFQYDLVNNKKFISGDYNTSFIEKELKY
- the accD gene encoding acetyl-CoA carboxylase, carboxyltransferase subunit beta, with the translated sequence MALFKKRKYITVSSKKLENDAQNQPTIPDGMWIKCSKCGKILYKSDVDENLKVCPNCNAHLRMNAWERIKLVIDEGTFKEFDENMEPANPLDFPGYKDKIKKMQDKTGLKEGVVTGFGNINGYKTIIAVMDSNFMMGSMGSVVGEKITRAIEKATEKKLPIIIFTTSGGARMQEGMFSLMQMAKTSAALAKHNEAGLLYISALTDPTTGGVTASFAMLGDIIISEPKTLIGFAGRRVIEQTINQKLPSDFQTSEFLFKHGFIDMIVERKNLKNTLGNILRMHS